One genomic segment of Erythrobacter sp. THAF29 includes these proteins:
- a CDS encoding flotillin family protein produces MWAAVIFVAFLVIVISMTMLYRRASKEFAFVRTGVGGEKVVMNGGALVLPVFHETMPVNMNTLVLSVVRKDAEALITLDRLRIDVKAEFYVRVRPDAGSIAMAAQTLGQRTMQPEMLKDLVEGKFVDALRSVAAGMSMNELHEQRADFVQKVQQVSSNDLAMNGLELESVSLTGLDQTSIEHFNANNAFDAEGLTKLTEQIEARKKLRNDIEQDTRVQMETKNLEADQRSFEIGRDTEYARLQQEREVEVRRAAQTSEIAREQAERNREAEAARIEAKKQVDAQQIEADRLVEEARIDQKRALEIARQEQQIAVQNKSREESQAKAEADAARAKAVTAEEQVVTSRETEVAERLKRIELIEAAKQAERDAIGIKVEAEAEKDAATNRAEAARLEAKGEADAEVLRAEADRVRFEVEAAGQQAINEAANILSNDQISLQTKLALLKVLPEVIRESAKPMEAIDSIKIVQVDGLTNGGGGSGANGAGGGAGGGSGNLATDAVSAALAYRAQAPVLDGLMKELGLDGSSLGTLVQAAAQDPNGDAAKALSELSFDDAAIEPEGLGVQGEEPRDEAAE; encoded by the coding sequence ATGTGGGCGGCGGTGATATTCGTCGCCTTCCTGGTCATCGTGATCTCGATGACGATGCTCTATCGCCGCGCATCGAAGGAATTCGCCTTCGTGCGGACGGGTGTGGGCGGTGAGAAGGTCGTGATGAATGGCGGCGCGCTGGTGCTGCCGGTCTTCCACGAAACGATGCCGGTCAACATGAACACGCTGGTGCTCTCGGTCGTCCGCAAGGACGCAGAGGCACTGATCACGCTCGACCGCTTGCGGATCGACGTGAAAGCGGAATTCTATGTCCGTGTGCGACCCGATGCCGGATCGATCGCCATGGCGGCGCAAACGCTTGGCCAACGCACCATGCAGCCCGAAATGCTCAAGGACCTGGTCGAGGGCAAGTTCGTCGACGCGCTGCGCTCGGTCGCAGCGGGCATGAGCATGAACGAGCTGCACGAACAGCGCGCGGACTTCGTGCAAAAGGTGCAGCAAGTCTCCTCGAACGACCTTGCGATGAACGGTCTCGAGCTTGAATCGGTCTCGCTCACCGGTCTCGACCAGACGAGCATCGAACACTTCAATGCCAACAACGCGTTCGACGCCGAGGGTTTGACCAAGCTCACCGAGCAGATCGAGGCGCGCAAGAAGCTGCGCAACGACATCGAGCAGGACACGCGCGTCCAGATGGAGACCAAGAACCTCGAAGCCGACCAGCGATCGTTCGAGATCGGGCGCGACACTGAATATGCCCGTCTCCAGCAGGAGCGCGAGGTCGAAGTGCGGCGCGCTGCACAGACCTCGGAAATCGCCCGCGAACAGGCCGAGCGTAACCGCGAGGCCGAAGCGGCACGGATCGAGGCGAAGAAGCAGGTCGATGCGCAGCAGATCGAGGCCGACCGCCTCGTCGAAGAGGCGCGGATCGACCAGAAACGCGCGCTCGAAATCGCCCGGCAAGAACAGCAGATCGCTGTTCAGAACAAATCGCGCGAGGAAAGCCAGGCCAAGGCCGAAGCGGACGCAGCCCGTGCCAAGGCGGTTACTGCCGAAGAGCAGGTTGTCACTTCGCGCGAAACCGAGGTTGCCGAGCGTCTCAAGCGCATCGAGTTGATCGAGGCGGCAAAACAGGCAGAACGTGACGCTATCGGCATCAAGGTCGAGGCCGAGGCCGAGAAGGACGCCGCAACAAACCGCGCCGAGGCCGCGAGGCTGGAGGCGAAAGGTGAGGCCGATGCGGAGGTGCTGCGCGCCGAAGCAGACCGCGTGCGCTTCGAAGTCGAAGCGGCCGGCCAGCAGGCGATCAACGAGGCAGCCAACATCCTCTCGAACGACCAGATCAGCCTCCAGACGAAGCTGGCACTGCTCAAGGTGCTGCCGGAAGTCATTCGCGAAAGCGCGAAGCCGATGGAGGCGATCGATTCGATCAAGATCGTCCAGGTCGATGGCCTTACCAATGGCGGCGGTGGCAGCGGTGCGAATGGCGCCGGTGGAGGTGCAGGCGGTGGCTCGGGCAACCTTGCGACCGATGCCGTGTCCGCAGCGCTCGCCTACCGTGCGCAGGCGCCGGTGCTCGACGGGCTGATGAAAGAGCTCGGTCTCGACGGCTCCTCGCTCGGCACGTTGGTGCAGGCAGCAGCGCAAGACCCCAATGGCGACGCCGCCAAGGCCCTGTCGGAGCTGAGCTTCGACGATGCCGCGATCGAGCCGGAGGGCCTCGGGGTCCAGGGCGAAGAGCCCCGGGACGAAGCCGCCGAGTAA
- a CDS encoding cytochrome P450: MMGDEAILPTEIAKQVIDPHAYGEWHGLLDTFDRLREEAPVAKVVPEVEGLFEPFWLVTRYDDVMRISKDNATFLNNPKPVVFSFADAIEFSRAATGSNMLVDSLVVFDAPIHPKYRKLTQDWFMPRNLARIEGEIRELAHRTVDRMIAAGPEFDFVKEVAGPYPLRVVMQILGVPPEDEPRMQMLTQQLFGGQDKDLSGSGMDQMTPEQVVQIVAGAVKTFEDYFAQLAEDRRAKPTEDVASVIANATVDGQPLPPRDMAGYYIIVATAGHDTTSASTAGAMQALAHDPEQWARVRTDRSLLPGIVEEAIRWTSPVQHFMRTAAEDVEVGGQQIRAGDWMMINYVAANHDPAQFDNPRRFDAARSPNRHLAFGAGAHQCLGLHLARLEMRILFETLLDRIENVEPAGEAQRATSTFVGGLKSVPIKISPA; the protein is encoded by the coding sequence ATGATGGGAGACGAGGCGATCCTTCCGACCGAGATCGCCAAGCAGGTGATCGATCCGCACGCTTATGGCGAATGGCACGGGTTGCTCGACACCTTCGACCGGCTGCGAGAGGAAGCGCCCGTCGCCAAGGTCGTACCCGAGGTCGAGGGTCTGTTCGAGCCCTTCTGGCTCGTCACACGCTATGACGACGTGATGCGGATTTCGAAGGATAACGCGACGTTCCTCAACAATCCCAAGCCGGTCGTTTTCAGCTTCGCCGATGCAATCGAATTCAGCCGCGCGGCGACCGGATCGAACATGTTGGTGGATTCGCTCGTCGTGTTTGACGCGCCGATCCATCCGAAATACCGCAAGCTGACGCAGGACTGGTTCATGCCGCGCAACCTCGCGCGGATCGAAGGCGAGATCCGGGAACTCGCGCACCGTACGGTCGACCGCATGATCGCTGCCGGGCCCGAATTCGATTTCGTGAAGGAAGTCGCAGGCCCCTATCCCTTGCGCGTGGTGATGCAGATCCTCGGCGTGCCACCCGAGGACGAGCCGCGTATGCAGATGCTCACCCAGCAGCTCTTCGGCGGACAGGACAAGGATCTGTCGGGCTCGGGCATGGACCAGATGACGCCGGAACAGGTGGTGCAGATCGTCGCCGGGGCGGTAAAAACCTTCGAGGATTACTTCGCGCAGCTCGCCGAGGATCGCCGTGCCAAACCAACCGAAGATGTCGCGAGCGTCATCGCCAACGCCACCGTCGATGGACAGCCGTTGCCGCCGCGCGACATGGCGGGGTACTACATCATCGTCGCGACCGCCGGGCACGATACGACCAGCGCGTCGACCGCAGGCGCGATGCAGGCGCTTGCCCACGATCCCGAGCAATGGGCGCGAGTGCGCACCGACCGCTCGCTGCTACCCGGCATCGTCGAAGAGGCGATCCGCTGGACAAGCCCTGTGCAGCATTTCATGCGCACCGCGGCCGAAGACGTCGAGGTCGGAGGACAGCAAATCAGGGCGGGCGACTGGATGATGATCAACTACGTCGCGGCCAATCACGATCCGGCGCAATTCGACAATCCTCGAAGGTTCGATGCGGCGCGCTCGCCCAACCGGCACCTGGCGTTCGGCGCGGGGGCGCACCAATGCCTGGGCCTGCACCTGGCCCGCCTCGAAATGCGGATCCTGTTCGAGACCTTGCTAGACCGGATCGAGAATGTCGAACCGGCGGGCGAAGCCCAACGGGCTACGAGCACGTTTGTCGGGGGATTGAAGAGCGTGCCGATCAAGATTTCGCCAGCCTAA
- a CDS encoding DUF4019 domain-containing protein: MNDALDALTDKEKETLRLIVRGHDAKSAARDLDLSVHTINERLRTARRKLDVTSSREAARLLFESEGGAYENLGPKDLGDAASSLRGHSASIPQPAQKWAFWIGGISIMFVTALAVALTLSGAPSYDRPIGDPATAIEAAQLEEFEISAREWLALVDASDWEGSYAAAGKTFREPNTVETWERASSLARVPLGAVKERRTDTAEYVNAPPGGYVIVKFNTAFEKGEFVESVTLENEGGTWRVVGYFIS, encoded by the coding sequence ATGAACGACGCTCTCGACGCGCTGACCGACAAGGAAAAGGAAACGCTTCGGCTGATCGTGCGCGGACACGATGCCAAGTCAGCCGCACGCGACCTCGACCTGTCGGTCCACACGATCAACGAGCGACTTCGTACCGCGCGGCGCAAACTGGATGTCACCAGCAGCCGAGAGGCGGCGCGGCTTCTGTTCGAAAGCGAAGGCGGAGCATACGAAAATCTTGGGCCCAAGGATTTGGGGGATGCAGCCTCATCGCTTCGCGGTCACTCTGCCTCCATCCCGCAACCGGCCCAAAAGTGGGCCTTCTGGATTGGAGGAATTTCCATCATGTTCGTGACTGCCCTCGCCGTCGCCCTCACCCTCTCCGGCGCGCCCTCATACGATAGACCCATCGGTGATCCGGCAACCGCCATCGAAGCCGCACAGCTTGAGGAGTTCGAAATCTCGGCGCGTGAATGGCTTGCCTTGGTCGATGCGAGCGACTGGGAAGGAAGTTATGCGGCGGCGGGCAAGACCTTTCGCGAACCCAACACGGTCGAGACCTGGGAACGCGCATCGTCGCTCGCGCGGGTGCCGCTGGGCGCAGTGAAAGAGCGACGCACCGATACGGCTGAATACGTCAACGCGCCTCCGGGAGGCTATGTGATCGTGAAGTTTAATACCGCCTTCGAGAAAGGCGAGTTTGTCGAATCGGTCACCCTTGAGAACGAGGGCGGGACGTGGAGAGTGGTCGGCTACTTCATCAGCTAG
- a CDS encoding ferritin-like domain-containing protein: MQSVASAIRSALLTAEPRAKCFATRDLVRRWRRGELDWRFDVTMPDKPAWPEEPELLPPNAMPKRGKFGSERARIALWHSLAHIEFVAIDLALDMAGRFGEAMGEEFVSDFLSVAADEAMHFALLSRKLNALGSRYGALPAHAGLWEAAHGTRHDVAARLAVVPMVLEARGLDVTPATLRRVRGAGDEHGAKILERILDDEINHVAFGTKHFLRIAKTLGKPPESLWQRLVREHFRGALKPPFNDSARLAAGLSRDFYAEVAH, translated from the coding sequence ATGCAAAGTGTTGCCTCCGCCATCCGCTCGGCGCTGCTGACCGCCGAACCGCGCGCCAAGTGTTTCGCGACTCGCGATCTCGTCCGCCGTTGGCGCAGAGGCGAGCTGGATTGGCGCTTTGACGTCACAATGCCCGACAAGCCCGCCTGGCCCGAAGAGCCCGAGCTGCTGCCGCCGAACGCGATGCCCAAGCGCGGCAAGTTCGGATCGGAACGGGCGCGCATCGCGCTTTGGCACAGCCTTGCGCATATCGAGTTCGTCGCGATCGATCTCGCGCTCGACATGGCGGGACGGTTCGGCGAAGCGATGGGAGAGGAATTCGTCAGCGATTTCCTATCGGTAGCAGCCGACGAGGCAATGCATTTCGCACTGCTTTCACGGAAACTCAATGCGCTCGGCAGCCGATACGGGGCGCTCCCCGCGCATGCGGGATTGTGGGAGGCCGCGCATGGGACCCGGCACGATGTCGCAGCGCGGCTGGCGGTCGTGCCCATGGTGCTCGAAGCGCGCGGTCTTGACGTCACCCCCGCGACACTAAGACGGGTGCGCGGAGCAGGCGACGAGCATGGCGCGAAGATCCTCGAAAGAATCCTTGACGACGAAATTAACCATGTTGCTTTCGGGACCAAGCACTTCTTGAGAATCGCCAAAACCCTAGGAAAACCGCCAGAATCGCTTTGGCAGCGACTCGTTCGGGAACACTTCAGGGGGGCGCTTAAGCCGCCATTCAACGATTCAGCGCGTCTTGCAGCCGGTTTGTCGCGGGATTTCTACGCGGAAGTTGCGCATTAA
- the murA gene encoding UDP-N-acetylglucosamine 1-carboxyvinyltransferase — protein sequence MDKLIIRGGNRLSGTIPISGAKNSALTLIPCALLTEEPLTLRNLPRLADIDGFQHLMGQFGVSVAIQGKRPEDFGRVVTFEATRITSTVAPYDLVRKMRASILVLGPMLARMGEATVSLPGGCAIGNRPIDLHLQALEAFGAEIELAQGYVKATAPVGGLPGGEFDFPVVSVGATENAIMGAVLANGTSKLFNAAREPEIVDLCNLLTAMGAEIEGIGTSDLTIHGVDRLNGATYKVMPDRIEAGSYACAAAITGGEVRLEGAVAHDMASTIHALRNIGVEVEEDKKGITVRTNGALKPANLTTAPFPGLATDMQAQLMSLLTKADGTSVLKETIFENRFMHVPELARMGANISTEGRTAIVKGPSDLTGAEVMATDLRASMSLIIAALAAQGETQVRRIYHLDRGYERLEEKLQLVGADIERVGDD from the coding sequence ATGGACAAACTGATCATTCGCGGCGGCAACCGGCTTTCCGGCACGATACCGATTTCGGGCGCAAAGAATTCCGCGCTCACGCTCATTCCCTGCGCGCTGCTCACCGAAGAGCCGCTGACCCTGCGTAACCTGCCGCGGCTTGCCGATATCGATGGCTTCCAGCACCTGATGGGACAATTCGGCGTTTCGGTTGCCATCCAGGGCAAAAGGCCCGAGGATTTCGGCCGGGTCGTGACCTTCGAGGCGACCCGCATCACTTCGACCGTCGCGCCCTACGATCTCGTGCGCAAGATGCGCGCCTCGATCCTGGTGCTCGGTCCAATGCTCGCGCGGATGGGCGAGGCGACAGTATCGCTGCCCGGCGGCTGCGCGATCGGCAACCGTCCGATCGACCTTCATCTGCAAGCGCTCGAAGCGTTTGGCGCAGAAATCGAGCTGGCGCAGGGATATGTGAAGGCAACGGCCCCGGTTGGCGGCCTTCCCGGCGGCGAATTCGATTTCCCGGTCGTCTCGGTCGGTGCGACCGAAAACGCGATCATGGGTGCAGTACTCGCCAACGGGACGAGCAAGCTCTTCAACGCCGCGCGCGAACCCGAGATCGTCGATCTCTGCAACCTCCTCACCGCCATGGGCGCTGAAATCGAGGGTATCGGCACCTCGGACCTCACGATCCATGGCGTCGATCGCTTGAACGGTGCGACTTACAAGGTGATGCCCGACCGGATCGAAGCGGGCTCCTATGCCTGTGCAGCGGCGATCACCGGCGGCGAAGTACGGCTGGAAGGAGCGGTCGCGCACGATATGGCTTCCACCATCCATGCGCTCAGGAACATCGGGGTCGAGGTCGAAGAGGACAAGAAGGGCATCACCGTGCGCACCAATGGCGCGCTGAAGCCCGCCAATCTCACGACCGCGCCCTTTCCGGGCCTGGCGACAGATATGCAGGCGCAGCTGATGAGCCTGCTGACCAAGGCCGACGGCACCAGCGTGCTCAAGGAAACGATCTTCGAAAACCGTTTCATGCACGTGCCCGAACTCGCAAGAATGGGAGCGAACATCTCGACCGAAGGCCGCACCGCGATTGTCAAAGGCCCGAGCGATCTGACCGGTGCCGAAGTGATGGCGACCGACTTGCGCGCCTCGATGAGCCTCATCATCGCCGCGCTCGCCGCCCAAGGGGAAACGCAGGTGCGCCGCATCTACCACCTCGACCGCGGATATGAGCGGCTCGAGGAGAAGCTCCAGCTGGTTGGCGCGGATATCGAGCGGGTCGGCGACGACTAG
- a CDS encoding acyl-CoA synthetase: MHPIAHAANRPDHPAVIMAGSGEQMTFGEMDAEANRFAQMLRARGLGAGDAFAVLLENRIEFFTLVWGSQRAGTMLVPISTRLTAPEIAYILRDSGARFLITSSTFESVLPGVREECPDIPILVMDAEGEDSFASALAAQPAEPIEDQSAGMVMLYSSGTTGRPKGIQPAPPEDPDPQAAIPLMGLAIMAAGMPADGSMVYLSPAPLYHAAPIGWASTVHRLGGTVVVMEKFDPEAALKAIQDYKVTDSQWVPTHFVRFLKLDPEIRTKYDLSSHQRALHAAAPCPVPIKREMIEWWGPIVNEYYAGSEGIGMTLIKSEEWLTHPGSVGKAIYGTLHVCGPDGEEVPAGTDGLIYFENALLPTYHNDPDKTREAKHPKGWMTLGDIGHVDGEGFLYLTDRKSHMIISGGVNIYPQEIENLLVTHDKVMDAAVIGAPDPDLGEKVVAVVQPVNMGDAGDDFEAELRDFLAPSLSKIKMPKLFDFRPDLPREANGKLYKRELRDEYEARARESA, from the coding sequence ATGCATCCGATCGCGCACGCCGCGAATCGCCCGGACCATCCTGCCGTGATCATGGCGGGCAGCGGCGAGCAAATGACCTTTGGCGAAATGGATGCGGAGGCAAACCGCTTTGCGCAGATGCTTCGCGCACGCGGCCTTGGCGCGGGCGATGCATTCGCAGTGTTGCTCGAAAACCGGATCGAGTTTTTCACCCTGGTCTGGGGGTCGCAGCGTGCAGGCACGATGCTGGTGCCGATCTCGACCCGGCTCACCGCACCCGAGATCGCCTATATCCTGCGTGACAGCGGTGCTCGGTTCCTCATCACCTCGAGCACGTTCGAGAGCGTGTTGCCCGGAGTGCGCGAGGAATGCCCCGATATTCCCATTCTTGTCATGGATGCGGAAGGGGAGGACAGCTTTGCCAGCGCCCTCGCAGCCCAGCCAGCCGAACCGATTGAAGATCAGAGCGCGGGCATGGTGATGCTCTATTCCTCCGGCACGACCGGGCGGCCCAAAGGTATCCAGCCCGCTCCTCCCGAAGATCCAGATCCCCAGGCGGCGATCCCGCTCATGGGTCTCGCCATAATGGCTGCGGGAATGCCGGCCGATGGATCGATGGTCTACCTGTCGCCCGCACCGCTTTATCATGCGGCCCCGATCGGGTGGGCATCGACCGTCCATCGGCTTGGCGGGACCGTCGTGGTCATGGAGAAGTTCGACCCCGAAGCCGCCTTGAAGGCGATCCAGGATTACAAGGTCACTGACAGCCAGTGGGTTCCGACCCACTTCGTGCGCTTCCTGAAACTCGATCCCGAAATCCGCACGAAATACGACCTGTCGAGCCACCAGCGTGCGCTTCACGCCGCAGCGCCATGCCCCGTCCCGATCAAGCGGGAAATGATCGAATGGTGGGGGCCGATCGTGAACGAATATTACGCCGGCAGCGAAGGAATCGGCATGACGCTTATCAAGTCCGAGGAATGGCTGACCCATCCCGGCAGCGTCGGCAAGGCGATTTACGGGACCCTCCATGTCTGTGGCCCGGACGGCGAAGAAGTGCCCGCAGGGACCGATGGCCTCATCTATTTCGAGAACGCACTTCTCCCAACCTATCACAACGATCCGGACAAGACGCGCGAGGCTAAGCATCCGAAAGGCTGGATGACGCTGGGCGATATCGGCCATGTCGATGGGGAGGGTTTTCTCTATCTCACCGATCGCAAGAGCCACATGATCATCTCGGGCGGCGTGAACATCTACCCGCAGGAGATCGAGAACCTGCTGGTGACGCACGACAAGGTGATGGACGCAGCGGTCATTGGCGCGCCAGATCCCGATCTCGGCGAAAAAGTCGTGGCGGTGGTTCAGCCGGTCAACATGGGCGATGCAGGCGATGATTTCGAAGCCGAACTTCGCGATTTCCTCGCGCCCAGTCTTTCGAAGATCAAGATGCCCAAATTGTTCGATTTCCGGCCCGACCTCCCGCGCGAGGCCAATGGCAAGCTCTACAAGCGCGAGCTGCGCGACGAATACGAAGCTAGGGCGCGGGAGAGCGCATGA
- a CDS encoding OB-fold-containig protein, which translates to MMILEPYNLPFAVAIALLGFVAIAQIIGAGDMFGGDADLDLDLDMDADIDADIDIEGAETISGGGFLSGLLSLIGLGKVPFLVWLTLFLVLFAAIGVSGQALAISLTGSPLHTGLAGVLAAIAALPLTGLVSRPVGAMLPKDETSAVGLNSLIRRDAQIQIGTAQAGSPARSKVIDMHGHPHFVMVEPHDPNAVLTEGETVLLVRREGETFFAVQYENPLLGLD; encoded by the coding sequence ATGATGATCCTCGAACCGTACAACCTGCCATTCGCAGTCGCGATTGCGCTGCTGGGCTTTGTCGCTATCGCCCAGATCATCGGCGCGGGCGACATGTTTGGCGGCGATGCCGACCTGGATCTCGATCTCGACATGGACGCCGATATCGATGCAGACATCGATATCGAAGGTGCCGAGACGATCTCGGGCGGCGGTTTCCTCTCGGGTCTCCTTAGCCTGATCGGGCTGGGCAAGGTTCCGTTTCTCGTCTGGCTGACCTTGTTCCTCGTCCTTTTCGCCGCGATTGGCGTATCGGGACAGGCGCTTGCCATCAGCCTGACCGGAAGTCCGCTGCACACCGGTCTTGCAGGCGTGCTTGCCGCGATTGCGGCGCTGCCTCTGACAGGCCTCGTATCGCGTCCGGTCGGAGCGATGCTGCCCAAGGACGAAACCAGCGCGGTCGGCCTCAACAGCCTGATCCGCCGCGACGCCCAGATCCAGATAGGGACCGCACAGGCCGGATCGCCTGCGCGTTCCAAGGTGATCGACATGCACGGCCATCCGCATTTCGTGATGGTCGAGCCGCACGACCCGAACGCTGTTCTCACGGAGGGGGAGACTGTCCTCCTGGTGCGCCGCGAAGGCGAGACGTTCTTCGCGGTGCAATACGAAAACCCACTGCTCGGTCTCGATTAA
- a CDS encoding ribbon-helix-helix domain-containing protein: protein MPPLYHPPVKRSVEIAGHKTSISLEPVFWDMLRDAAEEEGVPINALVARIDAERIRADTPPGLASAIRVWLVTRT, encoded by the coding sequence ATGCCTCCCCTTTACCACCCTCCTGTCAAACGCTCGGTCGAGATCGCCGGTCACAAGACCTCGATCAGTCTCGAGCCGGTGTTCTGGGACATGCTGCGCGACGCAGCGGAAGAAGAGGGCGTGCCGATCAACGCGCTGGTCGCGAGGATCGATGCCGAGCGGATCCGGGCGGATACTCCGCCCGGTCTCGCAAGTGCCATAAGAGTGTGGCTGGTGACCCGAACCTAG
- a CDS encoding M23 family metallopeptidase: MNAFVKRHTLKATAAFCAAASLMAAAPAAANANANANAAADVTAPVKEAKAESLTSGDPRFRQLFASWTALDQAGPGAPVEQQPIVAVPSRSPLAGSRLTSGYGMRNHPVLRKRARHKGVDLAAPTGTPVYATADGIVGRADWFSSYGLYIAIDHGADLETRYAHMSKLAVAAGDTVKKGDVIGYVGSTGRSTGPHLHYEVRVDGVAVNPIPYMVETEAQVALGDESKLTGTGGK; encoded by the coding sequence ATGAACGCTTTTGTCAAGCGTCACACTTTGAAAGCGACCGCCGCATTCTGCGCCGCTGCGTCGCTCATGGCCGCAGCGCCTGCTGCTGCAAACGCCAACGCCAATGCAAATGCTGCCGCCGATGTCACCGCTCCGGTGAAGGAAGCCAAGGCCGAGAGCCTGACTTCGGGCGATCCGCGCTTTCGCCAACTCTTCGCGAGCTGGACCGCGCTCGACCAGGCCGGCCCCGGCGCTCCTGTCGAGCAACAGCCGATCGTCGCAGTGCCTTCGCGCAGCCCGCTTGCCGGATCGCGCCTCACCAGCGGTTACGGCATGCGCAACCACCCGGTGCTCCGCAAGCGTGCGCGCCACAAGGGCGTCGACCTTGCTGCACCGACCGGCACGCCTGTATACGCGACGGCTGACGGCATCGTCGGCCGCGCCGACTGGTTCTCGAGCTATGGTCTCTACATCGCCATCGATCATGGAGCGGATCTCGAGACCCGCTATGCCCACATGTCGAAGCTCGCCGTTGCTGCTGGCGACACGGTCAAGAAAGGCGACGTGATCGGCTATGTCGGATCGACCGGTCGTTCGACCGGCCCGCACCTTCACTATGAAGTTCGCGTTGACGGGGTTGCAGTCAATCCGATTCCCTATATGGTGGAAACCGAGGCACAGGTCGCGCTTGGTGACGAGAGCAAGCTGACCGGCACCGGCGGCAAGTAA
- a CDS encoding peroxiredoxin yields MSDAPAAGDMMPDIAMESPDGGSVRPSDFRGNKLVIFFYPKDNTPGCTTEAKDFTALKPEFDKAGVELLGVSKDSAKKHQNFIAKHDLKTPLATDAEEGGLSDALGIWTEKKMYGKTYMGMVRTTYLVDEDGRIAQVWNKVKVKGHAEEVLEAAKAL; encoded by the coding sequence ATGAGCGACGCACCAGCAGCTGGCGACATGATGCCCGATATCGCCATGGAATCCCCCGACGGCGGATCGGTTAGACCATCCGACTTCAGGGGCAATAAGCTCGTCATATTCTTCTATCCGAAGGACAACACGCCCGGCTGCACGACCGAGGCGAAGGACTTCACTGCGCTGAAGCCGGAATTCGACAAGGCCGGCGTCGAACTGCTCGGTGTGAGCAAGGACAGCGCGAAGAAACACCAGAATTTTATCGCCAAGCACGATCTCAAGACCCCGCTCGCGACCGATGCGGAGGAAGGCGGGCTGTCCGATGCGCTCGGCATCTGGACCGAGAAGAAGATGTACGGGAAAACCTATATGGGCATGGTCCGCACTACATATCTTGTCGACGAGGATGGCAGGATCGCGCAGGTCTGGAACAAGGTGAAGGTGAAAGGACACGCCGAAGAAGTGCTCGAGGCCGCAAAGGCGCTCTGA
- the galU gene encoding UTP--glucose-1-phosphate uridylyltransferase GalU yields MSSHKPIKKAVFPVAGLGTRFLPATKAIPKELLPIVDRPLIQYAVDEAREAGIEQMIFVTGRGKTAIVEHFDVAYELEDTMAERGKDMSVLESTRATPGDIITVRQQVPMGLGHAIWCARAIVGDEPFAIFLPDELMIGHKGGSGCMKQMVDAYEAVGGNLISVLEVPMEEVSSYGVIEPGASEGALTEVRGLVEKPPVADAPSNKIVSGRYILQPEVMRVLENQGKGAGGEIQLTDAMAKMIGSQPFHAVTFDGNRYDCGSKTGFVEATLALALEREDMGAEVRSIAERLLKQA; encoded by the coding sequence ATGAGCAGCCATAAACCGATCAAGAAAGCCGTCTTTCCCGTTGCGGGACTCGGCACGCGCTTCCTCCCTGCGACCAAGGCGATCCCCAAGGAGTTGCTGCCGATCGTCGACCGGCCGTTGATCCAGTATGCGGTGGACGAGGCGCGCGAGGCGGGGATCGAGCAGATGATCTTCGTCACCGGGCGCGGCAAGACCGCAATCGTCGAACATTTCGATGTCGCCTACGAGCTCGAAGACACGATGGCGGAGCGGGGCAAGGACATGTCGGTGCTCGAATCCACCCGCGCCACGCCGGGCGACATCATCACGGTGCGTCAGCAGGTGCCGATGGGTCTCGGCCACGCGATCTGGTGCGCGCGTGCGATCGTGGGCGATGAACCGTTCGCGATCTTCCTTCCCGACGAGTTGATGATTGGGCACAAAGGCGGCTCCGGCTGCATGAAGCAGATGGTCGATGCGTATGAAGCTGTCGGCGGCAACCTGATCAGCGTGCTCGAAGTGCCGATGGAGGAGGTTTCGAGCTACGGCGTGATCGAACCGGGTGCGAGCGAGGGTGCGCTCACCGAGGTCAGGGGCCTCGTCGAGAAACCCCCGGTCGCCGATGCGCCTTCAAACAAGATCGTCTCCGGCCGCTATATCCTCCAGCCGGAAGTCATGCGCGTGCTCGAAAATCAGGGCAAGGGCGCAGGCGGTGAGATCCAGCTGACCGATGCGATGGCGAAAATGATCGGCAGCCAGCCCTTCCATGCGGTGACCTTCGACGGCAACCGCTATGATTGCGGCAGCAAGACAGGCTTCGTCGAAGCGACTCTCGCACTCGCTCTCGAACGCGAAGATATGGGCGCGGAAGTCCGCTCGATTGCCGAGCGGCTGCTGAAGCAGGCATAG